The proteins below are encoded in one region of Bacteroidota bacterium:
- a CDS encoding hydroxyacid dehydrogenase, whose translation MRIIIIDEIHNILIEKFTNFGYSCEYNPKIKREEILKTIRDFDGLIVRSKTKIDKQILHEAKKLKFIGRVGSGLENIDVKFAEGLNIKCFNSPEGNCNSVAEQAIGMLLSVLNNIVPAFHQIKNGIWQREANRGIELMGKTIGIIGYGNVGSALAKRLSSFGVQVFAYDKYKFGFSDDFAKEKSIDEIFRYADILSLHIPLTQETEYLINDDFLKKFKKKIFLINTSRGKIVKTSDLVGNLKTGKVSGACLDVLEYEKITFEELYNSENQEELKYLTSVENVILSPHIAGLTHESNYKLSEILADKIIEYCKKDKFCV comes from the coding sequence ATGAGAATCATAATAATAGACGAAATTCACAATATTTTAATAGAAAAATTCACAAACTTTGGCTACTCCTGTGAATATAATCCCAAAATTAAAAGAGAAGAAATTCTAAAAACTATACGGGATTTTGACGGACTGATAGTTAGGAGCAAAACAAAAATAGACAAGCAAATTTTGCACGAAGCGAAAAAGCTAAAATTCATTGGCAGAGTAGGTTCTGGTTTAGAAAATATTGATGTAAAATTTGCAGAAGGACTAAATATAAAATGCTTTAATTCGCCTGAAGGCAATTGCAATTCGGTGGCAGAGCAGGCAATCGGAATGCTTTTGTCTGTTTTGAATAATATTGTTCCTGCATTTCATCAAATAAAAAATGGAATTTGGCAAAGAGAAGCCAACCGTGGAATCGAGTTGATGGGCAAAACAATTGGAATTATTGGCTACGGAAATGTAGGCTCGGCTTTAGCAAAACGATTGAGCAGTTTTGGAGTGCAGGTTTTTGCATACGATAAATATAAATTTGGCTTTTCAGATGATTTTGCAAAAGAAAAATCTATAGACGAAATTTTCAGATATGCCGATATTTTAAGTTTGCATATTCCACTAACTCAGGAAACCGAATACCTGATTAATGATGATTTTTTGAAAAAATTTAAGAAAAAAATCTTTTTGATAAACACTTCTCGAGGGAAAATTGTAAAAACTTCCGATTTAGTAGGAAATCTTAAGACAGGGAAAGTTTCCGGAGCATGTCTTGATGTTCTTGAATATGAAAAAATCACTTTCGAGGAATTGTACAATTCTGAAAATCAGGAAGAATTGAAATATTTAACTTCCGTTGAAAATGTAATATTAAGCCCACATATTGCCGGACTGACCCACGAATCGAACTATAAGCTGTCAGAAATTCTGGCAGACAAAATAATTGAGTATTGTAAAAAGGATAAATTTTGCGTTTAA
- a CDS encoding aminodeoxychorismate/anthranilate synthase component II, translating into MNIALIDNFDSFTYNLVHILEQFADEIQVVRYNLVQIDSLEQYDRIILSPGPGLPSDLEKLNQIIEMYSSLKPILGICLGHQAIAEYFGAKLKNLKEPDHGIQKNTIVIDKKEILFREIPEKFLSGRYHSWAANDRNFPDELKITAIDEDNRIMGISHKTLNIKGLQFHPESIMTEYGKEILENWIKYS; encoded by the coding sequence ATGAACATAGCTCTAATTGACAATTTCGATTCATTCACATACAATTTGGTTCATATTCTGGAGCAATTTGCTGATGAAATTCAAGTTGTGCGATATAATCTTGTTCAGATAGATAGTCTCGAACAATATGATAGAATAATTTTATCTCCGGGACCCGGATTGCCTTCAGACTTAGAAAAGTTAAACCAAATTATAGAAATGTATTCGTCATTAAAACCAATTCTTGGTATATGCCTTGGACATCAGGCAATTGCCGAATATTTTGGTGCAAAACTTAAAAATCTTAAAGAACCTGATCATGGAATTCAAAAAAATACAATTGTAATAGACAAAAAGGAAATTTTGTTTAGAGAAATTCCTGAGAAATTTTTGTCGGGCAGATATCATTCCTGGGCTGCTAATGATCGAAATTTTCCTGACGAACTAAAAATCACAGCTATAGATGAAGACAATAGAATAATGGGGATTAGTCATAAAACATTAAATATAAAAGGTTTACAATTTCATCCGGAATCAATTATGACAGAATATGGAAAAGAGATTTTAGAGAATTGGATAAAATATTCGTAA
- a CDS encoding 4Fe-4S binding protein: MINKLFKKSFFLVALQILTLLVFALLILGAFGITNDDKNFVKILRNTNISTLIVWSYWWPLIIVSAILFGRFWCSICPMELITSFFGKIGLRKKPNNLLKSGWIITLFYILILIVGIHTLAIHRIPHVMAIYLLILFFAAIAIGYIWEKRTFCTYVCPIGHLLGLYSLLSFKKLRVKEVKICKNCSSKDCISKNNHYKFVGRSCTSELYPANISDNRDCILCGQCHKSCTRNNIAIQKRKFAADLFTEIKLSWAEISFFIILSGFVVYEILSEWKVTKSFLMAFPDWINQFSGVEGNYKGTVKAFVLFFVFPTFFYTILVLLKKVFAKETFKNSLTQLVIAILPITASMHLLKTIFKTTSRIPYWKFAISDPIGVDSAQQIKQNPDLLNDGFLSILSPYIGTIAILLSAGGIILSLLIVRKQKFNNNYSRIISIIGILIYAGIFLISLTARKFL; encoded by the coding sequence ATGATAAACAAATTATTCAAAAAAAGCTTCTTTTTAGTTGCATTGCAAATCCTAACATTGTTAGTTTTTGCACTCTTAATTTTAGGGGCATTCGGGATTACAAACGATGATAAAAATTTTGTAAAAATCCTACGAAACACGAATATTTCTACTCTTATAGTTTGGTCTTATTGGTGGCCATTAATTATTGTCTCAGCTATACTTTTCGGTAGGTTTTGGTGCTCCATTTGCCCAATGGAATTGATTACTTCTTTTTTCGGAAAAATTGGATTAAGAAAAAAACCAAACAATCTTTTAAAATCGGGTTGGATAATTACTCTGTTTTATATACTAATTTTAATAGTTGGGATTCACACCTTAGCAATTCATCGCATTCCGCATGTTATGGCAATCTATCTGCTTATTCTATTTTTTGCTGCAATAGCGATTGGATATATTTGGGAAAAAAGAACATTTTGTACATATGTTTGCCCGATTGGACATTTGCTGGGATTATATTCACTGCTTTCATTCAAGAAACTAAGGGTTAAAGAGGTAAAAATTTGCAAGAATTGTAGTAGCAAAGATTGCATCAGCAAAAACAATCATTACAAGTTTGTTGGCCGGTCGTGCACTTCTGAGCTTTATCCAGCAAATATTTCTGATAATAGGGATTGTATTTTATGTGGTCAATGCCATAAATCTTGCACGAGAAATAATATTGCCATTCAAAAACGAAAATTTGCAGCCGATTTATTTACAGAAATAAAACTTTCCTGGGCAGAAATTTCGTTTTTTATTATTTTAAGTGGTTTTGTTGTATATGAGATTCTATCGGAATGGAAAGTTACAAAAAGTTTCTTAATGGCTTTTCCAGACTGGATTAACCAATTTTCAGGTGTCGAAGGAAATTATAAAGGAACAGTAAAAGCCTTTGTATTGTTTTTCGTTTTTCCAACTTTTTTCTACACAATTCTGGTGCTATTAAAAAAAGTTTTTGCAAAAGAAACTTTCAAAAATTCGCTCACACAACTTGTAATTGCAATTTTGCCAATAACAGCAAGCATGCACTTACTGAAGACAATTTTTAAAACCACATCACGAATCCCTTACTGGAAATTTGCAATATCAGACCCAATTGGCGTAGATTCGGCACAGCAAATAAAGCAAAACCCAGATTTGCTAAATGATGGATTTTTATCAATACTTTCTCCATATATTGGAACAATTGCAATCTTACTTTCTGCTGGAGGTATTATTTTATCATTGTTGATTGTTCGAAAACAAAAATTCAACAATAATTATTCTCGGATAATTTCAATTATTGGGATTTTGATTTATGCAGGAATATTTTTAATTTCGTTGACTGCAAGGAAGTTCTTATGA
- a CDS encoding T9SS type A sorting domain-containing protein has product MKTKLKLLSLPTLIFIIVICSFSGQAQIPNPALVGYFHNWNISGAPYIDLDQIDSRYNIIEVAFATPQVGTYYDMEFAPSQVSQSQFISQIQTIQNQGKKVLISIGGATAYVKLNNLTERDTFISTMNNIINTYGFDGIDIDLEGSSIYVTGGTINSPIDAHLINLIDAIKQIMLDYHILNGKKLLLTMAPETAYVQGGQSAFGSIWGAYLPVIHALRDSIDILQVQLYNTGSMLGIDGNLYGQSTGDFIVAMTEAVIQGFNTQGGQFTGLPASKVAVALPACPSAAGGGYTNSNVVENAINYLMGNGTQVGAYSLQNSAGYPDLAGMMTWSVNWDAASNCGGSYQYAQIFDNIFGGTVGSNEMGIDNIKIYPNPAEDIVNVLTNNTCEKTYVEIINLDGKILFMQAYNFQSEIALDISSLQKGVFCLRISTDYEINQFKLIKY; this is encoded by the coding sequence ATGAAAACAAAACTTAAACTTTTAAGCTTGCCAACTCTGATTTTTATAATAGTAATTTGTTCATTTTCAGGGCAAGCACAAATTCCCAATCCCGCCCTTGTTGGTTATTTCCATAATTGGAACATTTCCGGTGCTCCTTATATTGATTTAGACCAGATTGACAGCAGATATAATATTATTGAAGTGGCATTTGCAACGCCTCAAGTCGGAACTTATTACGACATGGAATTTGCACCCAGTCAGGTTTCGCAATCGCAATTTATTTCACAAATTCAGACAATTCAAAATCAGGGGAAGAAAGTTCTGATAAGCATTGGCGGAGCAACAGCTTACGTAAAATTGAACAATCTGACTGAGCGCGATACATTCATTAGCACAATGAACAACATAATAAATACCTACGGATTCGATGGAATTGATATTGATTTGGAAGGAAGTTCAATTTATGTTACAGGAGGTACTATTAACTCTCCAATAGACGCACACTTGATAAATCTAATAGATGCAATTAAGCAAATAATGCTTGACTACCATATTTTAAATGGCAAAAAACTATTGCTAACAATGGCTCCGGAGACAGCCTATGTACAGGGCGGGCAGTCTGCTTTCGGAAGTATTTGGGGTGCTTATCTTCCAGTTATTCATGCCCTAAGAGATTCTATTGATATTCTTCAGGTGCAGTTGTACAATACAGGTTCAATGTTGGGAATCGATGGAAATCTGTATGGCCAAAGTACTGGAGATTTTATTGTGGCTATGACGGAAGCAGTAATTCAGGGATTTAACACTCAAGGTGGACAATTTACTGGGCTTCCAGCAAGCAAAGTAGCCGTTGCACTACCGGCTTGTCCATCAGCGGCGGGCGGTGGTTATACAAACTCAAATGTTGTGGAAAATGCAATAAATTATTTGATGGGAAATGGAACGCAAGTAGGGGCATATTCTCTGCAAAACTCTGCAGGTTATCCCGATCTTGCAGGAATGATGACTTGGTCGGTAAATTGGGATGCGGCAAGTAATTGTGGCGGTTCGTATCAATATGCCCAGATTTTTGATAACATTTTTGGAGGAACGGTTGGCTCAAATGAAATGGGAATTGATAATATCAAAATTTATCCAAATCCGGCTGAAGATATTGTCAATGTTTTGACTAACAATACTTGTGAAAAAACATATGTTGAAATAATTAATCTTGATGGAAAAATATTATTTATGCAGGCTTATAATTTTCAATCTGAAATTGCTTTGGATATTTCATCCTTGCAAAAAGGAGTGTTTTGTTTAAGAATATCTACAGATTATGAAATTAATCAATTTAAGCTGATTAAATATTAG
- a CDS encoding T9SS type A sorting domain-containing protein, producing the protein MKINKTIRLLVLVTFSFNLSAQTIDDLNFGTDSTLEIVSWNIEWFPKNGQTTIDYVRHIIEALDVDILALQEINEETEFNQLVDNLTGYDGHFENSEYSGLAYIYKPDKIEVLSIHEILFTSEYWRPFPRPPLIMEINYSGENFILINNHLKCCGDEILDLTDPWDEETRRFDACNLLKQYIDYYFEHDNVILLGDLNDEIAESQENNVFQALIDDTTNYFFADMEIAQGNISEWSYPSWPSHIDHILISNELFDEFNNEYSDIQTIKVDDFLAGGFSEYDSYISDHRPVGLKLKTNSNVGFNNLVSHEEKFINYPNPFKTSTKILFSPAIENAEIEIYNFANQKIADFEIAKNQSSVVWNAKNFQNGIYFAKLIVNEEATQVRKMILLK; encoded by the coding sequence ATGAAAATAAATAAAACAATACGATTATTAGTTTTAGTAACATTCAGTTTCAATTTGTCGGCTCAAACAATTGATGACTTAAATTTTGGAACAGATTCTACTTTGGAAATCGTTTCATGGAATATCGAATGGTTTCCAAAAAACGGTCAGACAACAATCGATTATGTCAGGCATATAATTGAAGCTCTTGATGTGGATATTTTGGCATTGCAGGAAATTAATGAAGAAACCGAATTCAATCAATTAGTTGATAATCTTACAGGATATGACGGACATTTTGAAAATAGCGAATACTCGGGGCTGGCATATATTTACAAACCCGACAAAATTGAGGTTTTAAGCATTCACGAAATATTGTTTACATCGGAATATTGGCGGCCATTTCCGAGACCTCCTCTAATTATGGAAATAAATTATTCAGGTGAGAATTTTATTTTAATAAACAATCACCTGAAATGTTGCGGCGACGAAATTCTTGACCTTACAGATCCTTGGGACGAGGAAACTCGCCGCTTCGATGCTTGCAATTTGTTGAAGCAATACATCGATTATTATTTTGAGCATGACAATGTTATTTTGCTGGGCGATTTGAACGACGAAATTGCAGAAAGTCAGGAAAATAATGTGTTTCAAGCATTGATTGACGATACAACAAACTATTTTTTTGCTGATATGGAAATTGCTCAGGGGAACATTTCTGAATGGTCTTATCCTTCATGGCCTTCACATATCGACCATATTTTGATTTCCAATGAACTTTTTGATGAATTCAATAATGAGTATTCTGATATTCAAACAATTAAAGTTGATGATTTTCTGGCAGGCGGTTTTTCCGAATATGATAGTTATATTTCCGATCATCGCCCAGTAGGACTAAAATTGAAAACAAATTCGAATGTTGGATTCAACAATTTGGTTTCTCACGAAGAGAAATTCATAAATTATCCTAATCCATTTAAAACCAGCACAAAAATCCTTTTTAGTCCCGCTATCGAAAATGCAGAAATTGAAATATATAATTTTGCCAATCAGAAAATTGCTGATTTCGAAATTGCTAAAAATCAATCTTCAGTAGTTTGGAATGCAAAGAATTTCCAAAATGGAATATATTTTGCAAAACTAATTGTAAATGAGGAAGCTACCCAAGTCAGAAAAATGATTTTACTTAAATAA
- a CDS encoding acyl-CoA dehydrogenase has protein sequence MDFNLSEEHKLIRETVRDFAEREVKPLAKDLDEKGEFSIELTKKIGELGLFGMYLPEKYDGGGMDTLSYIIAVEEMARIDSSQAATLAAHNSLGIGPIYYFGSEEQKMKYLPKLCTGNHLWGFGLTEPDAGSDSRGTKTKAKLENGEWTINGSKIFITNGSSELSLGSSVQAVTDIVDGKKIFSTILVDIGTEGFTTAQMHGKMMWRASDTAELYFDDCKVPKENLLGKIGEGSKIMLSTLDNGRLSIAAIGLGLAQGAFELALQYSKERKQFGKAISKFQINAFKLADMATKIELARTLLYKACWLKDNNLAFAKEGAMCKLYCSEIAKQVADEAVQIHGGYGLMKDYDIERLYRDQRLLQIGEGTSEIQRLVISRHIGC, from the coding sequence ATGGATTTTAATTTAAGTGAAGAGCATAAGCTTATTAGAGAGACAGTTAGAGATTTTGCTGAACGAGAAGTAAAACCACTTGCCAAAGATTTGGACGAGAAAGGAGAATTTTCTATTGAGCTTACCAAAAAAATTGGTGAATTGGGTTTATTCGGAATGTATTTACCAGAAAAGTATGACGGCGGAGGTATGGATACCTTATCATACATAATTGCTGTTGAAGAAATGGCACGTATTGACAGTTCGCAAGCAGCAACACTTGCAGCCCACAATTCTCTCGGAATAGGACCAATATATTATTTTGGCAGTGAAGAGCAAAAAATGAAATATTTGCCAAAACTTTGTACAGGCAATCATTTGTGGGGTTTTGGGCTGACCGAACCCGATGCCGGCTCAGATTCTCGAGGAACAAAAACCAAGGCCAAACTCGAAAACGGTGAATGGACAATTAATGGAAGTAAAATATTCATTACAAATGGCTCATCGGAATTGTCGCTTGGCTCATCAGTTCAGGCTGTTACCGATATAGTTGATGGCAAAAAAATATTTTCAACAATTCTTGTCGATATAGGGACTGAAGGTTTCACCACAGCGCAAATGCACGGAAAAATGATGTGGCGAGCCTCCGATACCGCCGAATTGTATTTCGACGATTGCAAAGTTCCAAAAGAAAATTTGCTTGGAAAAATTGGAGAAGGCTCAAAAATTATGCTCAGCACCTTAGACAATGGCAGATTGTCGATTGCAGCAATTGGCCTTGGCCTGGCTCAAGGAGCCTTCGAATTGGCATTGCAGTATTCCAAGGAAAGAAAACAATTCGGGAAAGCTATTTCAAAATTTCAAATAAATGCTTTCAAATTGGCAGATATGGCAACAAAAATTGAACTTGCCAGAACACTTCTCTATAAAGCATGTTGGCTGAAAGACAATAATTTAGCGTTTGCAAAAGAAGGTGCAATGTGCAAACTTTATTGCTCCGAAATTGCCAAACAAGTAGCCGACGAAGCAGTTCAAATTCACGGTGGCTATGGCTTGATGAAAGATTACGACATAGAAAGATTGTATCGCGACCAACGACTTCTACAAATTGGTGAAGGAACATCAGAAATTCAAAGATTGGTGATTTCTCGACATATTGGTTGTTAA
- a CDS encoding tetratricopeptide repeat protein: MINNFLKYLVIAFFIFFCQFSIAQKTANTDSINSNILETKSDELSDKEKLELLNSFSQRFSLMKPTQMIEYAKEALKISQKLENKKGEIIAYNNIGDGYYNLNEYEDAIKFYLKALEINEEIDDKAGVTNSYNNLSEVYKFLKNFELAEEYLKKSLTIAKSVSDNGQIQVAYNNLGNYYCQLYKNELAIENFQLSLEFSIQNGDTIGIAACYNNIGNVYKNIGNNPEALKYYLKANDYFILMNDPFYTSGSYGNIAVIYSAMNDEENALKYFSKSYEIKKNLGFTRGISKLICNIAQLYYMKNEFEKSVQYLDTALLYAKETNSPENIYKIYYYFSVLYNDAKEFELALKYHKLFTAKKDSLFTIESSKKIADMQVKYDTQKKEKENELLRKESQIQKHYRNFLILSTLLILIIAIITFNRYLLKKRTNKLLSEKKQELEILIATKDKFFSIIAHDLKNPFGTLLSVSELLANNYSELSDEHKIKIINTINNSANLTHNLLENLLHWSISQRGTMPFNPSEISINEVISDTCSLLQLNLEKKNLTLSKHLTKTHISFADRNMIATVFRNILSNAIKFTPDNGNISIFIKENNEFNLISIEDTGIGMSQQDLQKLFKIEVKNSSIGKSKEKGTGLGLILCKEFITKNNGKIQVESQPNVGSKFTVSIPKSRKS, encoded by the coding sequence ATGATAAATAATTTTCTAAAATATTTAGTTATAGCATTTTTCATATTTTTTTGTCAATTCTCTATAGCTCAAAAAACTGCTAATACCGACAGCATAAATTCCAATATTTTGGAAACAAAATCTGATGAATTGTCCGATAAGGAAAAGTTAGAACTTTTGAATAGTTTTTCTCAAAGATTTTCTTTGATGAAGCCTACACAAATGATAGAATATGCAAAAGAAGCCTTGAAGATATCGCAAAAATTAGAAAACAAAAAGGGCGAAATTATTGCATACAATAATATTGGCGATGGATATTATAATTTGAATGAATACGAAGATGCGATAAAATTCTATCTGAAAGCACTGGAAATTAATGAAGAAATAGACGATAAAGCCGGAGTTACAAATTCTTACAATAATTTAAGCGAAGTTTATAAGTTTTTGAAAAATTTTGAGCTTGCCGAAGAATATTTAAAAAAATCCTTAACAATTGCAAAATCGGTTTCAGACAATGGACAAATTCAGGTTGCATACAACAATTTGGGTAATTATTATTGCCAGTTGTATAAAAACGAACTCGCAATTGAGAATTTCCAACTTTCGTTAGAATTCTCTATCCAAAATGGCGATACTATCGGAATTGCAGCTTGTTACAACAATATTGGAAATGTATATAAAAACATTGGAAACAATCCTGAGGCATTGAAATATTACCTCAAAGCAAACGATTATTTCATACTAATGAACGATCCGTTTTATACCTCAGGTTCGTACGGAAATATTGCGGTTATCTATTCGGCAATGAACGATGAAGAAAATGCTCTGAAGTACTTTTCAAAATCGTATGAAATTAAAAAAAACCTTGGATTTACAAGAGGAATTTCAAAACTGATATGCAATATTGCCCAGTTGTACTACATGAAAAATGAATTTGAGAAATCTGTGCAGTATCTTGACACTGCCTTACTCTACGCAAAAGAAACCAATTCTCCCGAAAATATTTACAAAATATATTATTATTTTTCTGTGCTGTATAATGATGCCAAAGAATTTGAATTAGCTCTGAAATATCACAAACTTTTCACTGCAAAAAAGGACAGTTTATTTACAATTGAAAGCTCGAAAAAAATTGCCGATATGCAGGTAAAGTACGATACTCAGAAAAAAGAAAAAGAAAATGAGCTTCTCCGGAAGGAAAGCCAAATTCAGAAACACTATCGAAATTTCCTGATTTTGAGCACTTTATTAATTCTAATAATTGCGATTATTACATTCAACAGATATTTACTTAAAAAGCGAACTAACAAACTTTTGTCGGAAAAAAAGCAAGAACTCGAAATTCTGATTGCAACAAAAGACAAGTTTTTTTCGATAATTGCCCACGATTTGAAAAACCCGTTCGGGACACTATTGTCGGTCTCTGAACTTCTTGCAAACAATTATTCTGAACTATCCGACGAACATAAAATCAAAATTATTAATACGATTAACAATTCGGCGAACCTAACTCACAATCTTCTCGAAAATTTGCTGCATTGGTCAATTTCTCAAAGAGGAACCATGCCTTTCAATCCGTCTGAAATAAGCATTAATGAAGTTATTTCAGACACTTGTTCTCTATTACAACTTAACTTAGAAAAGAAAAACCTTACTTTGAGTAAACATTTAACCAAAACTCATATTAGTTTTGCCGATAGAAATATGATTGCTACGGTTTTCAGAAATATTTTGTCGAATGCGATAAAATTTACTCCTGATAACGGAAATATTTCAATTTTTATTAAAGAAAATAACGAATTTAACCTGATTTCGATTGAAGATACGGGTATTGGGATGAGCCAGCAAGACCTTCAAAAACTGTTTAAAATTGAGGTTAAAAATTCTTCCATCGGCAAATCGAAAGAAAAAGGTACAGGCTTGGGTTTAATTTTATGCAAAGAATTTATTACAAAAAATAATGGGAAAATACAGGTAGAAAGTCAGCCGAATGTGGGCAGCAAGTTTACTGTTTCTATCCCAAAGTCCAGAAAATCTTAA
- a CDS encoding aspartate-semialdehyde dehydrogenase, giving the protein MKIAIIGVTGLVGSVMLKVLEQRNFPVGKLILAASEKSIGREMVFKNEKIRVCSIDEAILQKPKIALFSAGAKVSRHYAPKFAASETVVIDNSSAWRMDPKIKLIVPEINAHLLAKSDKIIANPNCSTIQLLVPLLALHKQYSIRRIVVSTYQSVSGTGASALKQLESERKNIDVEKTYPHQIYKNCLPHCDDFTENFYTKEENKLVNETQKILDPNIRITATAVRVPVVGGHSESVNVEFENDFEILELKQILQNTPGVSVMDEPEKNIYPMPILAEGKDEIFVGRIRRDFSQDNSLNLWIVADNLRKGAATNAIQIAEHLIENVL; this is encoded by the coding sequence ATGAAAATAGCAATTATTGGAGTAACAGGACTTGTTGGGAGTGTAATGTTAAAAGTTCTTGAGCAGAGAAACTTTCCAGTAGGTAAATTAATTTTAGCAGCTTCGGAAAAATCTATCGGCAGGGAAATGGTTTTTAAGAATGAAAAAATTAGAGTTTGCTCAATTGATGAAGCAATTTTGCAGAAACCCAAGATTGCTTTATTTTCGGCAGGAGCCAAAGTTTCGCGACATTATGCTCCGAAATTTGCTGCCAGCGAAACCGTAGTTATCGACAATTCCTCGGCTTGGCGAATGGACCCCAAAATAAAACTTATTGTTCCTGAAATAAATGCTCATCTGTTAGCAAAATCAGACAAAATAATTGCAAACCCAAATTGCTCAACAATTCAATTGCTTGTCCCACTTTTAGCTTTGCACAAGCAATATTCGATTCGGCGAATTGTAGTTTCCACCTATCAATCGGTGAGCGGAACCGGTGCCTCGGCTCTCAAACAATTAGAAAGTGAAAGGAAGAATATTGATGTAGAAAAGACTTACCCTCATCAAATTTATAAAAATTGCCTTCCTCACTGCGATGATTTTACCGAAAACTTTTATACGAAAGAGGAAAATAAATTGGTGAACGAAACCCAAAAAATACTTGATCCAAATATAAGGATTACTGCAACAGCGGTGCGAGTACCAGTAGTTGGCGGGCATTCCGAATCTGTGAACGTAGAGTTTGAAAACGATTTTGAAATTTTAGAACTAAAACAAATTTTGCAAAATACGCCAGGTGTAAGTGTGATGGATGAGCCAGAAAAAAATATTTATCCAATGCCAATTTTAGCAGAAGGTAAAGACGAGATTTTTGTGGGAAGAATAAGGCGGGATTTTTCGCAGGATAATTCATTGAATTTGTGGATAGTAGCTGACAATTTAAGAAAAGGTGCTGCAACAAACGCCATACAAATTGCCGAACATTTGATTGAAAATGTGCTGTGA
- a CDS encoding aspartate kinase, translating to MIVYKFGGASVKNVESVVGLKNIVEACNEDLVVVISAMNKTTNALEELVEKYLKNDANFNEKFDDIIDYHMKIVDGLFPENHPIKDEILEISEKLLNLISKPTPTDYNFAYDQIVSFGEIFSTKIVSEYLKIFFPCEYVDIKTCLRTDNCYGEANVLWEKSENPIKDKFNFSNSKVCVTQGFIASDGENSTTLGREGSDYTASILANILDAEKMVVWKDVPGILNADPKWFDTTEKLSHISYKEAIELAYYGATIIHPKTIKPLQNKNIPLFVNSFLSPQETGTIIDNRSEEDSLIPSFIFRIDQVLISISSRDFSFVVEENLSEIFRTFADANIKINLMENSAISFSVCIDNDLTKVEKLINILKEEYKVLYNENVELITIRYYNQDTINRVLHEKTILIEQRSRFSARFVVKPADLN from the coding sequence ATGATTGTTTATAAGTTTGGAGGGGCTTCTGTAAAAAATGTAGAATCTGTAGTAGGTTTGAAAAATATTGTAGAAGCCTGCAATGAAGATTTGGTAGTTGTGATTTCAGCAATGAACAAAACGACCAATGCCCTTGAAGAATTGGTTGAAAAGTATTTGAAGAATGATGCAAATTTCAATGAAAAATTTGATGATATTATAGATTATCACATGAAAATTGTAGATGGCTTATTTCCTGAAAATCACCCAATAAAAGATGAAATATTAGAAATTTCGGAAAAGCTATTAAATTTAATTTCCAAACCTACACCTACCGATTATAATTTTGCATATGATCAAATAGTATCTTTTGGCGAAATATTTTCAACGAAAATTGTTAGCGAATATTTGAAGATATTTTTCCCATGCGAATATGTCGATATCAAAACATGTTTAAGGACAGATAATTGCTATGGCGAAGCCAATGTTTTGTGGGAAAAATCGGAAAATCCTATCAAAGATAAATTCAATTTTTCCAATTCAAAAGTTTGTGTAACACAGGGATTTATTGCCTCCGATGGCGAAAATTCCACCACACTTGGTAGAGAAGGCTCAGATTATACTGCCTCAATTTTGGCAAACATTCTTGATGCAGAAAAAATGGTGGTCTGGAAAGATGTTCCAGGAATTTTAAATGCTGATCCAAAATGGTTTGATACTACCGAAAAACTAAGTCATATTTCCTATAAAGAAGCCATTGAGCTTGCATATTACGGGGCAACCATAATTCACCCAAAAACAATAAAACCTCTGCAAAACAAGAATATTCCACTTTTTGTAAATTCATTTTTATCACCACAAGAAACCGGAACAATTATAGATAATCGCTCAGAAGAAGATTCCTTGATTCCATCATTTATTTTTAGAATAGACCAGGTTCTGATTTCAATTTCGTCGCGAGATTTTTCTTTTGTTGTTGAAGAAAACCTGAGCGAAATTTTCAGAACTTTTGCTGATGCTAATATCAAAATCAATTTGATGGAAAATTCTGCAATTAGTTTTTCTGTTTGCATTGACAATGATTTAACTAAAGTTGAAAAATTAATAAATATCTTAAAAGAAGAATACAAAGTTTTGTACAACGAAAATGTCGAATTAATAACTATTCGATATTACAATCAAGACACAATAAACAGAGTTCTTCATGAAAAAACTATCTTAATTGAACAAAGAAGCCGATTTTCTGCCCGTTTTGTTGTGAAACCGGCAGATTTGAATTAG